One Paraburkholderia phymatum STM815 genomic window, ACTGTCGCCGTATGCGCGCTGGTCGCGCAGCTCGGCTACACGCTGGCCCGCGCTCGCCGATGCGCTGCTCGCCGAAACGGGCATCGACGTCGCGCTGCGCCAGCCAGGCGGGTTCCATTTCCTCTTCTCCGAAGACGAGATCGCCGAGCGCGCGAAGCGCCTCAGCACTTTGCAGCGTGAACTGGGCGACTACCCGTATCAACTGCTCGATGCACGCGAAGTGCGCGAGCGTATTCCCGAAGTCGGCCCCGACGTGATCGGCGCAAGCTATACGCCGATGGACGGCCACGTCAATCCGCTCAAGCTGCTGCGCGCGTTGCACGCAGGCATGCAACAGCGCGGCGTGAAGCTCGTGAACAACGAGGAAGCGCTGCGCATCACACCGGAGAACAGCGGCTTCGCGGTGCAAGGCAAGCGCGGCATCTATCGCGCGGCGCGCATCGTGCTCGCTGCCGGGCTCGGCAATCGCGTGCTCGCGCCGCATGTCGGCCTGCACGCGCCCGTCGCGCCAAACCGCGGCCAGGTGCTGATCAGCGAGCGCGTCGCGCCGTTCCTGCACTACCCGACGCTTAACGTGCGGCAAACCGACGAAGGCACGCTGCAGTTCGGCGATTCGATGGAAGAAGTCGGCTTCAACGATTTCACCACGACGCCCGTGCTGTCCGACATCGCGCGGCGCGGCGTGCGCGCCTTTCCGCTGCTGAAGAACGTGCGGCTGGTGCGCACGTGGGCCGCGCTGCGCGTCTACAGCCCGGACGGCTTCCCCATCTACGACGAATCCGCGCGTCATCCTGGCGCGTTCGTCGTCACCTGCCATAGCGGCGTGACGCTGGCCGCCGCGCACGCGCTGCGCATCGCGCCGTGGATCGCCGGCGGCGCGATGCCCGATGAAATCCCCGCGCTGTCGGGCACGCGCTTTCTCGAATCCCCTGCTCTCATTTCCGCTCACTGATTCCGACATGACTTCCACACCGCTCTTCAAGGCCCTGCCGGGCGCCGATGCGCCCGTCGACATCTGGTTCAACGATCAGCCGCTGCGCGTGCCGGGCGGCCGGTCGGTGGCGGCGGCGCTGCTCGCTGCCGGCATCGCGCGGTTTCGCGCGACACCCGTCTCGGGCGCGCCGCGCGCGCCGTATTGCATGATGGGCGCGTGCTTCGAGTGTCTCGTCGAGATCGACGGCGTGCCGAGCCGGCAAAGCTGCATGGTGACGGTGCGCGCCGGCATGCGCATCCGCTCGCAGGAAGGCGCGCGCGATCTCCCGCCTGTCGATGTCTCACTGGAGGATGCTCATGCCCGCTGATCACGCAGCAGAACCCGCATCGAGTTTCCCTTCGGAAGCCGTCGATGTCGTCGTGGTCGGCGCCGGTCCCGCCGGTATGAGCGCGGCGACGCGCGCCGCGCGCGCCGGGTTGTCCGTCGTGCTGCTGGATGAGCAGGATGCCGTCGGCGGGCAGATCTATCGGGCGATCGGCCGCGCCGATGCGCGCCGCAAGGAGATTCTCGGCCCAGACTACGCAGCGGGCGCATCGCTCGCCGACGCCTTCGCGCGCTCCGGCGCACGGCATGTCGCGCATGCGTCCGTGTGGCAGGTGACGCGCGACCACGCCGTGCACTATCTGAAAGACGGCAAGGTCGGCAGCTTCGACGCACGCCGCGTGATTCTGGCCACAGGCGCGCTGGAAAGGCCGTTCCCGATTCCCGGCTGGACGCTGCCCGGCGTGCTGACGGCGGGCGCCGCGCAGATCCTGCTGAAAAGCGCGGGCGAGGTGCCCGCCGAGCCGCCCGTGCTGGCGGGCTGCGGTCCGCTGCTCTATCTGCTCGGCTGGCAATACGTGCGTGCCGGCGTGCCGATCCGCGCACTGGTCGACACCACGCGTCATGAAGACCGCTGGCGCGCGAAGAAACATCTGCTGTCGGCGTTGCGCGCCTGGCCGTTTCTGAGCAAGGGCCTGCAACTGATCCGCACGCTGCGCGCCGCGGGCGTGCCCATCTACGAAGCCGCCGACGATCTGTGCGTCGAGTCGAAGCAAGACGCTCAAGGTGTCGAGCGCGCCGCCGCGCTGAGATTTACGACCCAAGGCCGTGCGCACCGGATCGACGCGAACGTGGTCCTGCTGCATCAAGGTGTCGTGCCGAATACGCAGTTCACGCTGTCGTTGCGCGCGCAACACCATTGGGACGCCGCGCAGCTATGCTTCGCACCCACCACCGGCGCGTGGGGCGAACTCGACGTGCCGGGCATCTTCGTCGCAGGCGACGGCGGCGGTATCGGCGGTGCGCTGGCGGCGGCCGAACAGGGCGCGCTCGCCGCGCTGCAGGCCGCCTGTCAGCTCGGCGCAATCGATGCCGCCACCTGCGAGCGCGAAGCCGCGCCGCACCGCCGCGCGCTGGAGAGCGTGATGCGCATCCGTCCGTTTCTGGACAGCCTGTACCGCCCCCGCGACGCGAACCGCATTCCGCGCGACGACGTGGTCGTGTGCCGCTGCGAGGAGGTGACGGCCGGCGACGTGCGCGGTTTCGTCGAACTCGGCTGCCTCGGCCCGAACCAGGCGAAGTCGTTCGGACGCTGCGGGATGGGGCCGTGTCAGGGGCGCATGTGCGGGCTGACCGTCACCGAAATCATCGCCGACGCGCGCAAGGTGCCGCCGGGCGAAGTCGGCCATTACCGCATCCGTCCGCCCATCAAGCCGCTGACGCTCGGAGAACTCGCCGGTGAATGACGCTGCCCTGTCCTCTTCCAGCGCCGTGCGCGAAGCCGACGTGCTGGTGATCGGCGGCGGGCTGCACGGTTCGAGCAGCGCGTTCCATCTGGCCGCGCGCGGTGCGAGCGTGATCGTGCTCGAAGCCGACTACGTCGCGCGGCATTCGTCGGGCGTCAATGCGGGCGGCGTGCGCACGCTCGGCCGGCCGCTGCCCGAGATTCCGCTCGCGCTGATGTCGCGCGAAATCTGGCATAGCCTGCGGGAAACGATCGGCGACGACGGCGGCTTCGTGCCGTCCGGCCAACTGAAGATCGCCGAAACGAAAGCCGAACTCGACGAGTGCCGCGCCCGCGTCGCGCTACTCGAAGCGCACGGCTTCACGCACGAAAAACTGATCGACCGCGCGAGTGTGCTCGAACTCGAGCCTGCACTCGCGCGCCATGTGACGGGCGGCATCTGGGTCGAGCGCGACGGCTATGCGCTGCCGTTCAAGACTACCACCGCCTTCCGGCTCGCCGCGCAGCGGCATGGTGCGGCGTTTTTCGAAGGCTCGCCCGTCAGCCGCATCGAACAGCGCGGCACGCGCTGGTTCGCGCGGACGCCGCGCGGCGAGTTCAGCGCGCAGAAACTCGTCGTCACGGCGGGCGCGTGGGCGGGACAACTGGCCGAACAGGTGGGTGAATGCGTGCCCGTGCATCCCGAAGGGCTGATGCTGATGGTCACGCATCGCGTCGCGCCGTTCTGCCGCGCGACGCTGGGTGCAACGGGGCGTCCGTTGTCTTTCAAGCAGTTCGACAACGGCACAGTCGTGATCGGCGGCAAGCTGATCGGTATCGCCGATCTGCACGGCCGGCATGGTGAAGTCGATTTCGCGCGGCTCGTGCGCAGCGCCAATACCGTCGTCGATCTCTTTCCGCATTTGCGGCATCTCGGTGTGAACCGCGCGTGGGCGGGCGTCGAAGCATTCACCGACGATGCACTGCCCGTGATCTCGCCAAGCCGCCGCGCGTCGGATCTCGTCTATTCGTTTGGCTATTGCGGCAGCGGTTTCCAGCTCGGACCGGCCTGCGGGCGGCTCGTGTCCGAACTCGTGCTCGACGGCAAGGCTTCGCTGCCGCTCGACGACTTCGCAATCGACCGCTTTACGCGCCAGCCCGTGCCGCAGCAGACGGCCAGCGCCGACGCGCACTGATCACACCCGCGCGCTGCCCGGCGCGCTTTCCTGCAATAAACCAAGGAGCAAAGCAAAGTATGTCCGACATCGTGAGAATCGAAACGAATCAGCGTATGAGCCGCGTCGTGAAGGCGGCGGGACTCGTGTTCATCGGCGGCCAGACGTCGAACGATCATGCGCCCGATGTGA contains:
- a CDS encoding NAD(P)/FAD-dependent oxidoreductase, producing MKHNASAKPDVLVLGGGLVGSAVAWGLAREGANVTVLDQDDGAFRASRGNFGLVWIQGKGYGLSPYARWSRSSATRWPALADALLAETGIDVALRQPGGFHFLFSEDEIAERAKRLSTLQRELGDYPYQLLDAREVRERIPEVGPDVIGASYTPMDGHVNPLKLLRALHAGMQQRGVKLVNNEEALRITPENSGFAVQGKRGIYRAARIVLAAGLGNRVLAPHVGLHAPVAPNRGQVLISERVAPFLHYPTLNVRQTDEGTLQFGDSMEEVGFNDFTTTPVLSDIARRGVRAFPLLKNVRLVRTWAALRVYSPDGFPIYDESARHPGAFVVTCHSGVTLAAAHALRIAPWIAGGAMPDEIPALSGTRFLESPALISAH
- a CDS encoding (2Fe-2S)-binding protein, which gives rise to MTSTPLFKALPGADAPVDIWFNDQPLRVPGGRSVAAALLAAGIARFRATPVSGAPRAPYCMMGACFECLVEIDGVPSRQSCMVTVRAGMRIRSQEGARDLPPVDVSLEDAHAR
- a CDS encoding FAD-dependent oxidoreductase produces the protein MPADHAAEPASSFPSEAVDVVVVGAGPAGMSAATRAARAGLSVVLLDEQDAVGGQIYRAIGRADARRKEILGPDYAAGASLADAFARSGARHVAHASVWQVTRDHAVHYLKDGKVGSFDARRVILATGALERPFPIPGWTLPGVLTAGAAQILLKSAGEVPAEPPVLAGCGPLLYLLGWQYVRAGVPIRALVDTTRHEDRWRAKKHLLSALRAWPFLSKGLQLIRTLRAAGVPIYEAADDLCVESKQDAQGVERAAALRFTTQGRAHRIDANVVLLHQGVVPNTQFTLSLRAQHHWDAAQLCFAPTTGAWGELDVPGIFVAGDGGGIGGALAAAEQGALAALQAACQLGAIDAATCEREAAPHRRALESVMRIRPFLDSLYRPRDANRIPRDDVVVCRCEEVTAGDVRGFVELGCLGPNQAKSFGRCGMGPCQGRMCGLTVTEIIADARKVPPGEVGHYRIRPPIKPLTLGELAGE
- a CDS encoding NAD(P)/FAD-dependent oxidoreductase — encoded protein: MNDAALSSSSAVREADVLVIGGGLHGSSSAFHLAARGASVIVLEADYVARHSSGVNAGGVRTLGRPLPEIPLALMSREIWHSLRETIGDDGGFVPSGQLKIAETKAELDECRARVALLEAHGFTHEKLIDRASVLELEPALARHVTGGIWVERDGYALPFKTTTAFRLAAQRHGAAFFEGSPVSRIEQRGTRWFARTPRGEFSAQKLVVTAGAWAGQLAEQVGECVPVHPEGLMLMVTHRVAPFCRATLGATGRPLSFKQFDNGTVVIGGKLIGIADLHGRHGEVDFARLVRSANTVVDLFPHLRHLGVNRAWAGVEAFTDDALPVISPSRRASDLVYSFGYCGSGFQLGPACGRLVSELVLDGKASLPLDDFAIDRFTRQPVPQQTASADAH